The DNA sequence GAGGAACTTGACCGCCGGGCCGTGCTGGATGGCGTAGTCGGCCGGCTTGAAGGGTGTGCTGCCGTTGATCGACGGCCATACGGTCGGCGGAGCGGCCAGGACGGCGAAGTCGAAGTCCGCCGTGCGGCTTCCCCCGGACGAACGGACCGTCACCCTCACGCCGTCGTCCCGTACGTCGATTCCGGTCACCTCGGTGCCGAGCCGGACGTCCTTCAAGGAGGCCGCGAGCGCCGTGGTGAGCTGGTCGTTGCCGCCTTCGCAGCGGTGGGTCTCGGTGAGGTCCCAGTAGGCCAGCATGTTGCCGCCCACCGAGTGCGCCTTCACCGCGGTCAGGAAGCCGAGATAGCTCTGTTTGTCCAGACCGATGCACTGGTCGTTCTCGGTGATGAACTCGAACAGGTGCCGTGCGGGGGAGGAAGCCGGGCCGAACATGTCCCGGTCGTCGAGCCGGGTGGCGAGTGAGATGGTGTCCAGCTTGGCGGCGTCCTTGCTGGTCCACGGCCGTAGCGCATCGATCGCACGCGCCTCCGCACCGATCTTGCGTTGCACCTGCTTGACCTTCGCCTCGAGGCGAACCCGCTCGGGTTCGGACACGTCGGTGTTGCCGAACCTCAGCCGGACCTTGAGGCCCTTGGCGCGGTACTTCTCCTTCGGGGTGAGCTCTGTCAGCTTCAGCTTGAACCTACGGGCCAGAGCGATCCACGTCGGGTGGTTCTCCCCGATCAGCTCGGCCCCCGCCTCCACCACTTTCCCCGGTACGAGGGACCGGTCCGTGCGCACTCGGCCACCGAGCCGGTCGGCCGCCTCGAACACCGTCACCTGGGCTCCGTCGCTGCTGAGCCGCCAGGCAGCCATCAGACCGGCGAAGCCGCTGCCGATCACCGCCACCCGCAGATTCGTCAGCAGGCACGGGTCCTTGTCCGGCCGCGGCGGCGGGGGCGGCGGTGGTGGAGGTGGAGGTGGAGGTGGAGGGCTGACCCGGGCCTCGAGCGCCGCCCACGTCCTGGGGCCGATCCGGCCGTCGTGCTCGTCCGGCTTGCCGGGGAAAGCACGCTGCTGGAACGCGACGACGGCGGCGCGGGTCCTGGTGCCGAAGACACAGTCCACGGAGAGCGGTGCGTTGGGCAGCCCGGGGCGGCCCCCGACGAGGGCTTCGGCGTGTACGAGGTTGAGGCGGCGCTGCGCGTCGCCCACGGCCAGGTGGCGCGAGCCGGCCTTGAGAACCGCCGGCCGGTCGGCCGCCCGAACCGGGGTGCCGCAGCCGGCCGGCGCGGGCACGTCCTCGGTCACCGGCTCGGACCACTGCTCGGGAACGTGACCGGGCGTCGGTTCCCCGGACCGGACCGTGGCGACAGCGCACTCGGCGTTCAGATAGCCACTGCCGAGCCGGCGCGGATCCGTACCCGGCATCGGCGGATCGCAGCTGGCCAGCAGTGCTCTGTGCGTCTCCTCGATCGCAAGGGGCCGGCCGGCGGCCTCGAACATCAGCGCCACCGTCCCGGTCACCGCCGGGGCAGCCATGCTCGTACCGGACATCCGCACGTACCCGGGGCCGTCCTCGTCCCCGCCGGGGTGGGAGCGTGCTCCGAGCACCATCACGCCGGGAGCCACCAGGTCGGGCTTCTGCCGGCCGTCGCGGGTCGGGCCGCAGGAGGAGAACCGGCCCGGCGGACGGTCCGGGTCGTGCGCGTCGTACGCTCCGACCGCGAGGGTGCGGAACCCGTTGGCGATCGTGCCGAGTGTGGTGGCGGTGTCGACGTCCGACGCGTCGAAGCGTGCCTGGCAGCGCCGGCACCGGGAATCCCGCTCGATCCAGGCGTGTACCCGTCCGTCCACCACGTCGTCCGCGTCCAGTGTGACGTCCCAGCCTTCCACCGCGCGGTCCGCTTCGAGGAAGAGGGAGAGCTGGTTGTCGCCGTTGTTGGGGTCGCAGGCCCGGTGGTAAACACGGCCCACGTCCCGGCCGTCGATCGTGATGGTGCCCTGTTCGCCGAGCGGTACGACGGTCCGGTGAGCGCCGTCGGACGTGGCCACCGTGACCGTCAGCCGGTCGCGGCCGGGGTACCAGAGGTCGACCTCGTTGAGGGTGACGTCGTCCGGTTCCACCGCGACGCGGAAGGTACGGGCCTCTCCCGGGCGCAGCCGCCAAGAGGCATGGGTCCGCCGCTGGAAGTAGTTGCCGCAGCTCTGTACGACGGCGCGGCCGGGTGCCGCGCCGACCAGGTGGTCGAGGGCCTGTTCGAGGAGCTGCCGGCCGGTGTGTTCGCCCGCGTGCCGGCCCAGGCTGAGGTTGATCACACAGGGTCGGTCCCCGGCCACCTTGAAGATCATCGCGCAGGCGTCCAGCAGCTCCCCCGAGCTGCCCAGCGGCACCATTGCTCCACCGGGCTGTTGGGGCAGGCTGACCGCGATGATGTCGGCCGCGGGCGCCATGCCGGGCCGACCGCCGCCCAGGCCGTTCCCGGCGGCGATGCTCAGGGTGTGGGTGCCGTGCGCGCCCAGCCCCGCGTCGAAGTCGGTCGGGTGGTACCCGAGGGCACCGTAGGGGTCGGGCTGCTCGAGGGCGGCGTCGATGTGGGTGGCGGTGAACAGCCGGCCCGGCCCGGACGGCCCCGCCGGACGCTGGTCCCACAGAGCCAGCAGCCGGGTCCGCCCGTCCGGGTGCCGGAAGTCCGGGTGCGCGAAGTCGAAACCCCAGTCGACGATCCCGATCACGACGCCCCGGCCGGTCTCCCGGAGGTCCGGGCGGATGCGGTCGTTCGGCGCCGTGGGCCCGGACCCGTCGGCCGCCGGGGGCGGCTCGACGTCCGGTGTGTAGAGCCGCGGGGCCTTGACGCTCAGCGTTGCGGGGTCGGCCCACAGGCCGGCGATGTCCCGGCGCCGGACCCGCACGGTGGCGATGTCGCCGAAGGCGTTGACGACCCGCACCGAAGCCGGCGGCCGGTGCGGGTCCCGCAGCCGCAGGATGACGCTGACCTCGTCGCCGGGATCACCGTGGCGGGCCAACTCGTACAGCGCCGGATCCATCCTGGACTGCTCCGATCACTCCGCCGTGCCTTATCGCTTGTCTGTGTCGCCGCGATGTCCCACCGCGCGGTGGATCTCGTCGAGTTTGCCGAGGACGGCGACGTGCCGCGCCTTCGCACTGCGCTCGGTCTCCAGGAGGGCCACCATTTTGATCAGGTGGTCCAGCTTCCTGTCGAGGTAGACCGGACTGGGCAACGTCGTCACCACGTACAGGGTCACGACCGAGCCCGCCGACTGGATGGTTCCGGCGGGGGGCGCGAGACTGAAGACGGTGTCGGGCGTTCCGTCGGTGATGACCTCGCACACCTGCGGGACCAGCCCGAGGGACCTGAGCCTCTTCTCGGCCTTCGTCCGGGACCGGCCCACCAGATCGATGGGGATGCCCACCCGCGTCCCGGCCGGGGCGCAGCCATTGGAGGTGGCGGTGCTGCTGGGAATGGCGGTGCCGGTGACCGCACCGGAGCCGAATGTCAGCGTACCCATCTGCGCCTCACTTCTTGGTCAGCATCGACAGCAGGACAAGGTTCATGATCATGTCGCCGCCGCCCAGTCCGCCCTTGCCCGGTTCGCCGCCGCTCATGCCCGGCATGAGCAGCATGAACGGCAGGATTCCGGCCATCGGGCTCTGTGACGGGGCGAGCACCTTGACCGGCCTGCCGTCGAGGTCTGCCTCCACCGTCTCCTGGCTGAGCATCGGCATCAGCAGGCCGAGCATCTTTGTCTGCTGGAGATCGGCCCGGATCGCTTCGGCGCTCTTCCTGCGCTCCTCGGCTTCCTTGCGGACGGACGCGGCCAGCCTGTTCTGCCCGGTGGTGAGCGAGGTCGTCCGCGACTCCAGGGACTTGACCGCGGTGCCCAGAGTCTCGATCTTGCCGTCCAGGTTGCGGACCGAGGTCTGCAACTGGACCTGTGAGGCCGGTGTCGGGGTGTTCCTCGGGATGAAGCTGCTGCGTCGAGTGGGCGTGCGCACCAGTTGGCGCGGCGGTGTGGCCTCTTCGTATTCGTCGTACTCGATGCTGTCGAGCAGCCCATCGAGCTCGTCGTACCCGCTCATTGCTGTGTCCTTTCGCGCTGGGACGGTGGTCCGGTGGTGACGGTGGGGGCAACCCGCCGGTGCAGGCGGGCGAACAGGACAACGGCCGGGCGGACCAGCCGGTTGAAGAGACTGGGCTCGGGCGCGGTGAAGCCCGGCGCGCCGCGGCCCCGGCACCACCGGCAGGCGTCGTCGCCGCCGAAACACGCGGGGCACGCGCCGAGCGCGGCGGCCAGGTCGT is a window from the Streptomyces sp. NBC_01244 genome containing:
- a CDS encoding PASTA domain-containing protein, which codes for MGTLTFGSGAVTGTAIPSSTATSNGCAPAGTRVGIPIDLVGRSRTKAEKRLRSLGLVPQVCEVITDGTPDTVFSLAPPAGTIQSAGSVVTLYVVTTLPSPVYLDRKLDHLIKMVALLETERSAKARHVAVLGKLDEIHRAVGHRGDTDKR
- a CDS encoding FAD-dependent oxidoreductase; its protein translation is MDPALYELARHGDPGDEVSVILRLRDPHRPPASVRVVNAFGDIATVRVRRRDIAGLWADPATLSVKAPRLYTPDVEPPPAADGSGPTAPNDRIRPDLRETGRGVVIGIVDWGFDFAHPDFRHPDGRTRLLALWDQRPAGPSGPGRLFTATHIDAALEQPDPYGALGYHPTDFDAGLGAHGTHTLSIAAGNGLGGGRPGMAPAADIIAVSLPQQPGGAMVPLGSSGELLDACAMIFKVAGDRPCVINLSLGRHAGEHTGRQLLEQALDHLVGAAPGRAVVQSCGNYFQRRTHASWRLRPGEARTFRVAVEPDDVTLNEVDLWYPGRDRLTVTVATSDGAHRTVVPLGEQGTITIDGRDVGRVYHRACDPNNGDNQLSLFLEADRAVEGWDVTLDADDVVDGRVHAWIERDSRCRRCQARFDASDVDTATTLGTIANGFRTLAVGAYDAHDPDRPPGRFSSCGPTRDGRQKPDLVAPGVMVLGARSHPGGDEDGPGYVRMSGTSMAAPAVTGTVALMFEAAGRPLAIEETHRALLASCDPPMPGTDPRRLGSGYLNAECAVATVRSGEPTPGHVPEQWSEPVTEDVPAPAGCGTPVRAADRPAVLKAGSRHLAVGDAQRRLNLVHAEALVGGRPGLPNAPLSVDCVFGTRTRAAVVAFQQRAFPGKPDEHDGRIGPRTWAALEARVSPPPPPPPPPPPPPPPRPDKDPCLLTNLRVAVIGSGFAGLMAAWRLSSDGAQVTVFEAADRLGGRVRTDRSLVPGKVVEAGAELIGENHPTWIALARRFKLKLTELTPKEKYRAKGLKVRLRFGNTDVSEPERVRLEAKVKQVQRKIGAEARAIDALRPWTSKDAAKLDTISLATRLDDRDMFGPASSPARHLFEFITENDQCIGLDKQSYLGFLTAVKAHSVGGNMLAYWDLTETHRCEGGNDQLTTALAASLKDVRLGTEVTGIDVRDDGVRVTVRSSGGSRTADFDFAVLAAPPTVWPSINGSTPFKPADYAIQHGPAVKFLSAFDRDSWSADKLAPSALWDRIGSVWEGTDRQPKPPGFALTVYSGGQFVRDAKTYAAELPKIYPSYTTNVKKSTLVDWPHEPFICTGYAVPGVGQVTTVAKNLSAPYQKRLFFAGEQASPGFFGYMEGALQSGALASHRVTAAWRMMCGRPHTTHLAVAELAPWIGTEAAESEAGTMRLGGLRDRWDDDAPDVYYEDSGPGYGEAIGPCPDVPVPPSARPALLALHSRHPAVRSAQRRLNVIHADELAAGRPGITGTPLVDDCVFGAKTFAVVVAFQKLAFPGRPAEHDGRIGPKTWAALDAGLAPPPPPPPPPPPPPPPPPFVPPTPPSPKLAAAKPVRRPCCALTPLFLIGSGGVGKHSDAAPNIVYTGRAGFVDFGHLWDTCDVTAFAYQEIHRAGGAKGAKINTGEGEATLTSTVPPREWMEVARSIAYDDALAHEIATYPDGAGACNFQLFNQHISSFSPEDLCSNYLGTVVAERAILAGGPFVPEAERQAAALLASLDAQSAAETQAAFAMIQKRWVDVSLSINNTCFLKRRNFLSVPWQTGHKSDKLTPSFVVEQFRFGATYDYKHVLGPTRATFNADIAAIKAAARKQYGPDFATP